One stretch of Bombus affinis isolate iyBomAffi1 chromosome 4, iyBomAffi1.2, whole genome shotgun sequence DNA includes these proteins:
- the LOC126915363 gene encoding golgin subfamily A member 6-like protein 22 — translation MNVVLQTHGAKHIYKVPEGLRELCTDISREVLRSQPANLIAFIAEYVDTLLITRENTKVAVKVVNNILLESQAILCILYRTGFTLEQIAVAAPRIQVNFIVARVLLIAPAYLNVDPTCDEKSMISIRDILEATGAVREDAERAATVIQAAFRGHYERMVLNEAEGKIQWQRAVVNTLDILRKAGATQAEISKAARLVKVIFLFLTRRHWLLMFAAGTEEAPLKKDERILEPVEAVQAVAWMEMMYQDSGLTLEKANEAAAIIQRAYKEYRARRRCYDVQQLVTTQTMVAEAVVDTVHRKIFEKVTSRPDIPTEYGTREEMMATSTQLQVTFKEHMRMSRLIKESDLKPSEYEEDAKEYEEQKVEEVVPTEPAPKPKYRPVEPRVLPSRTKYREEPLTEEEEEETEELQATETEITEPLTVSPDLQTEPETERSELVDEIEEDEVRDTKEDVIEEKEAEEEKEAEKEEEKEEKEAEKEEEKEEKETGREEEKDEEDKKLEEKETEEKEEE, via the exons atgaacGTAGTGCTTCAGACACACGGGGCGAAGCATATATACAAAGTACCAGAAGGACTAAGGGAATTGTGTACTGATATCTCGCGGGAA GTTCTTCGTTCCCAGCCAGCCAACTTAATCGCCTTTATCGCCGAATACGTGGATACGCTTCTGATCACACGCGAAAACACGAAAG TTGCGGTTAAAGTCGTAAACAACATTTTACTTGAGAGCCAGGCCATTCTGTGCATACTTTACCGGACTGGTTTCACTTTGGAGCAGATCGCAGTCGCGGCTCCGCGGATCCAAGTGAATTTTATTGTCGC TCGAGTGCTTTTAATTGCCCCTGCATATCTTAACGTAGATCCAACTTGCGACGAAAAATCTATGATATCGATACGAGATATTCTAGAAGCTACGGGAGCTGTACGAGAAGATGCAGAACGTGCTGCCACAGTGATACAA GCTGCGTTTCGCGGCCATTACGAGAGAATGGTGTTGAACGAAGCTGAAGGGAAGATTCAGTGGCAAAGAGCAGTGGTGAATACGCTGGATATCCTGAGAAAAGCTGGTGCCACGCAAGCGGAAATTTCTAAAGCCGCAAGACTCGTAAaagtaattttcctctttttaacACGGCGCCAC TGGCTGTTGATGTTCGCAGCGGGAACGGAAGAAGCGCCTCTGAAGAAGGATGAACGTATACTCGAACCCGTGGAAGCTGTTCAAGCGGTCGCTTGGATGGAAATGATGTACCAAGACTCTGGATTAACATTGGAAAAGGCCAACGAGGCTGCTGCAATTATCCAG AGGGCTTACAAAGAATATCGCGCGAGAAGACGATGCTACGACGTGCAACAATTGGTGACAACGCAGACAATGGTCGCTGAAGCTGTCGTCGATACGGTACATCGCAAGATTTTTGAAAAGGTCACCTCACGCCCAGACATCCCCACTGAATATGGTACTCGCGAGGAAATGATGGCCACGAGCACGCAACTTCAGGTTACTTTCAAAGAACATATGAGGATGAGCCgcttaataaaagaaa GTGACTTAAAACCTAGCGAATACGAGGAGGACGCGAAAGAATACGAAGAGCAAA aggTGGAGGAAGTTGTGCCTACTGAACCTGCGCCCAAACCTAAATATCGTCCGGTAGAACCACGAGTTCTACCATCGAGAACAAAATACAGGGAGGAACCATtgacagaagaagaagaagaagaaacggaaGAACTGCAAGCGACAGAAACTGAAATTACGGAGCCGTTGACCGTAAGTCCGGATTTACAAACGGAACCCGAAACAGAGCGGTCAGAACTCGTCGACGAAATCGAGGAAGATGAAg TGCGTGACACGAAAGAAGATGTAATAGAGGAAAAAGAAgcggaagaagaaaaggaagcagagaaggaagaagagaaagaagaaaaggaagcagagaaggaagaagagaaagaagaaaaggaaacagGGAGGGAAGAAGAGAAGGATGAAGAGGAtaaaaaattagaagaaaaGGAAACGGAAGAGAAGGAGGAAGAATAG
- the LOC126915703 gene encoding uncharacterized protein LOC126915703: MSQVCPSSSHQLVAAAVAFRRARRKFPKNFGLYSNIEETKFDKTESVSGNEELNDQENSSLPSRNCSNGRSNRVEAKAFWNDECGESGSIKENLLQKPIICSCCRKRNDQCNAGDALDIVPSKEHNGITQKSEFSKSEQTESCNAKAIKSFITEPRNSSRCRGSYSYFPRRNPKETSTKLDSVNLPYGCDQNEVDNVKSSDSSEKRNCNKDEHECNAGGRDHKSYHRNSQKDNYPSSSSISRTFRCAKHSTLDLLRPHRDYWYPQSRHYCCHSHDHCHHRCDNEYNSYSSKEKRLASDTCLCSSNSNNRRNCCSKDQTPHESICSHNCCANNSEKISTVQEQNDEELDDSVGTINHKDSLCILVEKYKTNKKCKHKSYLGGPEFSSERTKDECDKSFTSETSCQLDEIVNAKQGEKYSSSNKCRFRDNRVSMGRTCRHGCGPIFREGDCNQFKNLKSRLIKTGTCCSAKGTPWRHTF, translated from the exons ATGTCCCAGGTTTGTCCGTCATCCTCGCATCAACTGGTCGCAGCCGCGGTAGCTTTTCGCCGAGCTCGACGTAAATTTCCGAAAAATTTTGGTTTGTATAGCAATATAGAAGAAACAAAGTTCGATAAG ACTGAAAGCGTCAGCGGAAACGAGGAGCTAAACGATCAAGAAAATTCGTCGCTTCCATCGAGAAACTGTTCAAACGGAAGATCGAATCGCGTGGAAGCAAAGGCATTCTGGAACGATGAGTGCGGCGAAAGTGGTTCGATCAAGGAAAACTTACTCCAGAAGCCAATAATCTGCAGTTGTTGTCGTAAACGTAACGATCAATGCAATGCTGGAGATGCACTCGACATCGTCCCAAGCAAAGAGCACAATGGGATCACGCAGAAAAGCGAATTTTCTAAATCGGAACAAACAGAAAG TTGTAACGCGAAGGCAATAAAAAGTTTCATAACGGAACCTCGAAATTCTAGTCGTTGTCGTGGCTCATATTCTTATTTTCCAAGACGAAACCCGAAAGAAACTTCCACTAAATTGGATTCCGTTAATCTTCCGTACGGCTGCGATCAGAACGAAGTGGACAATGTTAAAAGCAGCGACTCGTCCGAGAAACGAA ATTGCAATAAAGACGAGCACGAATGTAATGCCGGAGGGAGAGATCATAAATCGTATCATCGAAACTCGCAAAAGGATAACTACCCATCGTCGTCTAGTATTTCGCGCACATTCCGTTGTGCGAAACATTCGACTCTTGATCTTCTACGACCTCATCGGGATTATTGGTATCCTCAGAGTCGTCATTATTGCTGCCATTCTCACGATCACTGCCATCATCGTTGCGACAACGAGTACAACAG TTATTCATCGAAGGAAAAGCGTCTCGCGTCAGACACGTGTCTCTGCTCCTCAAACTCCAACAATCGGAGAAATTGCTGCTCCAAGGACCAAACCCCGCACGAATCTATCTGCAGTCATAACTGTTGCGCGAACAATTCAGAAAAGATTTCGACGGTGCAAGAGCAGAACGACGAGGAACTGGACGATTCCGTGGGCACGATCAATCACAAGGACTCTTTGTGTATTCTGGTGGAAAAGTACAAGACTAATAAAAAGTGCAAGCACAAGTCATATCTCGGCGGCCCTGAATTCTCGAGCGAACGAACTAAAGACGAATGCGATAAATCGTTCACGTCGGAAACCAGTTGTCAACTGGATGAAATCGTGAACGCGAAACAAGGGGAGAAATATTCGAGCAGCAATAAATGCCGCTTCCGAGACAATCGTGTATCGATGGGGAGAACGTGCAGACACGGCTGCGGTCCGATCTTCAGGGAAGGGGACTGCAATCAATTCAAAAACCTCAAGTCTCGTTTAATAAAGACTGGTACTTGTTGTTCAGCGAAAGGCACACCGTGGAGACACACGTTTTAA